A section of the Festucalex cinctus isolate MCC-2025b chromosome 9, RoL_Fcin_1.0, whole genome shotgun sequence genome encodes:
- the simc1 gene encoding uncharacterized protein simc1 isoform X3, with protein MKKAKQEKNIPKIALTHNTSNGLDLHIHKSSTPNCAKFKPNLEVLAFQFKPIQNYRIPKKRSLLETRVREGTRSACVDLNKDATHRSVYPRKPHNTHGGKTDESSSSVHVPSSFTPTSSYTNNIQKDPISTSNHTQHWTSLLEDVSDEESDMSGHPRPTCDHGQDGTTISQRGTEDVTVTESNNIQEDPISTSNHAEDWMTLLEDVSDEELDISGHPRPTCDHTRDGTTIARRGTEDVTDTGQEDPISTSDHAEDWMTLLEDVSDEELDMSGHPRPTCDHTQDGTTVSRRGTEDVTDAGSKRSDDLSRSIPVDSPKSVSKIEGLLTGGNEAERDRLKDSHRNAAVEIRGGKQEENVPKRTLKHDASNELDLHTHKSSKQDCGKVKPNFDVLSSQLNPTLSCQIPKKRPFLEAEDTHSGQNASLGVTEDATQRSRCPGQLHDTHADNMDGASSSLTNNSQENPISTCDRAQACTTVLEVVTDEESDRSDQPSQNIAIDSPPSVLRSEQDLDWSSGDEVLLESPTYFMWQEGESDGEGNADVKSSQDESRFVCPQAYQRIMDGLANTMTHEENGNCEIAAVQCQQRLSLVHITMEENHHEATLQLLSDLLRPGYCLPKDVASHLLSGILLDPLCPPHLCVQTSNLLMRAQRHHLVDKDTVPWSWEMLTAVMSTQDEKKKHRPEVVRMFLEYVAQTLEDDFFHKKSTSELYHSIARATLSCNQRFPQVQGVIKWLFSAIIKSTESEKSSEAARERDEHIRIVSSLQRMLTLALEVDRSPTLSAPKLSRELFSTLISIEPLRAHRQLLLDSLQSNLLRGKLLESLLDYASPLKSAVPMSLSHLLYFLENCTLAADPTDDGDRWKKWEELVQHLWMLLVSYNTTMKGSLSSSVSEQISRPDSVVYKSNDVLTKADVSKSVDVFLTRSKADVGQALPLHVDESLTFLQNFLLDLCQS; from the exons ATGAAGAAGGCCAAGCAAGAGAAAAACATACCAAAAATAGCATTAACACATAACACTTCAAATGGACTTGATTTGCATATACATAAATCATCAACGCCGAACTGTGCCAAGTTTAAGCCAAATTTGGAAGTGCTGGCATTTCAGTTCAAACCTATCCAGAATTACAGAATACCCAAAAAACGTTCTTTGCTAGAAACAAGAGTAAGAGAAGGCACACGTTCAGCTTGTGTTGACTTAAATAAGGATGCCACTCACAGATCAGTCTACCCCAGAAAACCACACAACACTCATGGAGGCAAAACGGATGAGTCCTCCTCGTCGGTGCACGTCCCCTCTTCATTCACTCCTACCTCATCTTACACAAACAATATCCAAAAAGACCCGATCTCCACATCTAACCACACACAACATTGGACTTCTTTACTGGAAGATGTGTCTGATGAAGAGTCAGACATGTCTGGTCACCCGAGGCCCACATGTGACCATGGGCAAGATGGGACGACCATTTCGCAAAGAGGGACAGAAGACGTGACTGTAACTGAGTCAAACAACATCCAAGAAGACCCGATATCCACATCTAACCACGCAGAAGATTGGATGACTTTACTGGAAGATGTGTCTGATGAAGAGTTAGACATATCTGGTCACCCGAGGCCCACATGCGACCATACGCGAGATGGGACGACCATTGCGCGGAGAGGGACAGAAGACGTGACTGACACAGGACAAGAAGACCCGATATCCACATCTGACCACGCAGAAGATTGGATGACTTTACTGGAAGATGTGTCTGATGAAGAGTTAGACATGTCTGGTCACCCGCGGCCCACATGCGACCATACGCAAGATGGGACGACTGTTTCGCGGAGAGGGACAGAAGACGTGACTGACGCAGGGTCAAAGAGATCAGACGACCTGTCCCGGAGCATTCCTGTTGACTCTCCAAAGTCCGTatcaaaaattgaaggcttgtTGACGGGTGGAAATGAAGCAGAGCGCGACAGGCTGAAAGACAGTCATCGGAACGCTGCTGTTGAAATCAGGGGAGGCAAACAAGAGGAGAACGTACCAAAAAGAACATTGAAACATGATGCTTCAAATGAACTTGATTTACATACACATAAATCATCTAAGCAGGACTGTGGGAAGGTAAAGCCAAATTTTGACGTGTTATCTTCTCAGTTGAATCCTACCCTGAGTTGCCAAATACCAAAAAAACGTCCTTTTTTAGAAGCGGAAGACACTCATTCAGGACAAAACGCTTCACTTGGCGTAACTGAAGATGCCACTCAGAGGTCACGGTGTCCCGGACAACTGCACGACACTCATGCAGACAACATGGATGGCGCCTCTTCATCTCTCACAAACAACAGCCAAGAAAATCCAATCTCCACATGTGACCGCGCCCAAGCTTGCACCACCGTGTTGGAAGTTGTGACTGATGAAGAATCAGACCGGTCTGATCAACCCTCCCAAAACATTGCCATTGACTCTCCTCCTTCCGTATTGAGAAGTGAGCAAGATTTGGATTGGTCAAGTGGAGATGAAGTGCTACTAGAGAGTCCGACATATTTCATGTGGCAAGAAGGGGAGAGTGACGGCGAAGGGAATGCTGATGTAAAATCCAGTCAGGATGAAAGCCGTTTTGTGTGCCCACAAGCGTACCAGAGAATCATGGATGGATTAGCAAATACTATG ACACATGAGGAAAACGGCAACTGTGAAATAGCGGCGGTTCAGTGCCAGCAAAGACTCAGCCTAGTTCACATCACCATGGAAGAGAACCACCATGAAGCCACGTTGCAACTTTTGTCGGACCTCCTACGTCCTGGTTACTGTCTTCCCAAGGATGTCGCGTCCCACCTGCTAAGTGGCATCCTGCTGGACCCACTGTGCCCTCCTCATCTTTGTGTGCAGACCTCAAATCTGCTGATGAGGGCACaaag ACACCACCTGGTTGATAAAGACACAGTTCCATGGAGCTGGGAGATGTTGACTGCAGTCATGTCCACTCAG GATGAGAAAAAGAAGCATCGACCTGAGGTGGTGCGCATGTTCCTGGAGTATGTTGCGCAGACTTTGGAGGATGACTTCTTCCACAAAAAGTCCACGTCTGAACTCTATCACTCCATCGCAAGAGCGACATTGTCATGCAATCAGCGCTTCCCACAAGTCCA GGGTGTCATTAAATGGCTGTTTTCTGCCATTATCAAGTCGACTGAAAGTGAAAAGAGTAGTGAAGCCGCCAGAGAAAGAGACGAACATATCAG AATCGTGTCCAGCCTCCAAAGAATGTTGACTCTGGCTTTAGAGGTCGATCGCTCTCCTACTCTAAGCGCGCCCAAGTTATCGCGGGAGCTTTTTTCCACGCTCATCAGCATCGAGCCCCTACGAGCTCACAG GCAGCTGCTGCTGGACAGCCTGCAGAGCAACCTCCTTAGAGGGAAGCTGCTGGAATCTCTACTGGACTACGCATCGCCACTGAAATCAGCTGTGCCCATGTCGCTCAGTCACTTGCTGTACTTTTTGGAGAACTGCACGCTGGCTGCAGACCCAACG GATGATGGTGACCGTTGGAAGAAGTGGGAGGAGTTAGTTCAACACCTCTGGATGTTGCTAGTCAGCTACAACACAACGATGAAAG GATCTCTGTCCAGCTCCGTCAGCGAGCAAATCAGCCGGCCTGACTCTGTGGTCTACAAGAGCAATGATGTGCTTACCAAGGCGGACGTTAGTAAATCGGTGGACGTCTTCCTGACCAGATCGAAGGCAGATGTCGGTCAAGCGTTGCCTCTCCACGTGGACGAGTCCCTCACTTTTTTACAGAACTTCCTACTAGATCTCTGTCAGTCTTAA
- the simc1 gene encoding uncharacterized protein simc1 isoform X1 codes for MYQGCEDICWRTYLPHGNTATSANSQHARSAHCMTRQPTGCLVLIGERQSTKAHRDGKLHERKTDCNANSLMKKAKQEKNIPKIALTHNTSNGLDLHIHKSSTPNCAKFKPNLEVLAFQFKPIQNYRIPKKRSLLETRVREGTRSACVDLNKDATHRSVYPRKPHNTHGGKTDESSSSVHVPSSFTPTSSYTNNIQKDPISTSNHTQHWTSLLEDVSDEESDMSGHPRPTCDHGQDGTTISQRGTEDVTVTESNNIQEDPISTSNHAEDWMTLLEDVSDEELDISGHPRPTCDHTRDGTTIARRGTEDVTDTGQEDPISTSDHAEDWMTLLEDVSDEELDMSGHPRPTCDHTQDGTTVSRRGTEDVTDAGSKRSDDLSRSIPVDSPKSVSKIEGLLTGGNEAERDRLKDSHRNAAVEIRGGKQEENVPKRTLKHDASNELDLHTHKSSKQDCGKVKPNFDVLSSQLNPTLSCQIPKKRPFLEAEDTHSGQNASLGVTEDATQRSRCPGQLHDTHADNMDGASSSLTNNSQENPISTCDRAQACTTVLEVVTDEESDRSDQPSQNIAIDSPPSVLRSEQDLDWSSGDEVLLESPTYFMWQEGESDGEGNADVKSSQDESRFVCPQAYQRIMDGLANTMTHEENGNCEIAAVQCQQRLSLVHITMEENHHEATLQLLSDLLRPGYCLPKDVASHLLSGILLDPLCPPHLCVQTSNLLMRAQRHHLVDKDTVPWSWEMLTAVMSTQDEKKKHRPEVVRMFLEYVAQTLEDDFFHKKSTSELYHSIARATLSCNQRFPQVQGVIKWLFSAIIKSTESEKSSEAARERDEHIRIVSSLQRMLTLALEVDRSPTLSAPKLSRELFSTLISIEPLRAHRQLLLDSLQSNLLRGKLLESLLDYASPLKSAVPMSLSHLLYFLENCTLAADPTDDGDRWKKWEELVQHLWMLLVSYNTTMKGSLSSSVSEQISRPDSVVYKSNDVLTKADVSKSVDVFLTRSKADVGQALPLHVDESLTFLQNFLLDLCQS; via the exons GTTCTGATTGGGGAGAGACAATCAACGAAGGCTCATCGAGACGGGAAGCTgcatgaaagaaaaacagactGCAATGCGAACTCGTTGATGAAGAAGGCCAAGCAAGAGAAAAACATACCAAAAATAGCATTAACACATAACACTTCAAATGGACTTGATTTGCATATACATAAATCATCAACGCCGAACTGTGCCAAGTTTAAGCCAAATTTGGAAGTGCTGGCATTTCAGTTCAAACCTATCCAGAATTACAGAATACCCAAAAAACGTTCTTTGCTAGAAACAAGAGTAAGAGAAGGCACACGTTCAGCTTGTGTTGACTTAAATAAGGATGCCACTCACAGATCAGTCTACCCCAGAAAACCACACAACACTCATGGAGGCAAAACGGATGAGTCCTCCTCGTCGGTGCACGTCCCCTCTTCATTCACTCCTACCTCATCTTACACAAACAATATCCAAAAAGACCCGATCTCCACATCTAACCACACACAACATTGGACTTCTTTACTGGAAGATGTGTCTGATGAAGAGTCAGACATGTCTGGTCACCCGAGGCCCACATGTGACCATGGGCAAGATGGGACGACCATTTCGCAAAGAGGGACAGAAGACGTGACTGTAACTGAGTCAAACAACATCCAAGAAGACCCGATATCCACATCTAACCACGCAGAAGATTGGATGACTTTACTGGAAGATGTGTCTGATGAAGAGTTAGACATATCTGGTCACCCGAGGCCCACATGCGACCATACGCGAGATGGGACGACCATTGCGCGGAGAGGGACAGAAGACGTGACTGACACAGGACAAGAAGACCCGATATCCACATCTGACCACGCAGAAGATTGGATGACTTTACTGGAAGATGTGTCTGATGAAGAGTTAGACATGTCTGGTCACCCGCGGCCCACATGCGACCATACGCAAGATGGGACGACTGTTTCGCGGAGAGGGACAGAAGACGTGACTGACGCAGGGTCAAAGAGATCAGACGACCTGTCCCGGAGCATTCCTGTTGACTCTCCAAAGTCCGTatcaaaaattgaaggcttgtTGACGGGTGGAAATGAAGCAGAGCGCGACAGGCTGAAAGACAGTCATCGGAACGCTGCTGTTGAAATCAGGGGAGGCAAACAAGAGGAGAACGTACCAAAAAGAACATTGAAACATGATGCTTCAAATGAACTTGATTTACATACACATAAATCATCTAAGCAGGACTGTGGGAAGGTAAAGCCAAATTTTGACGTGTTATCTTCTCAGTTGAATCCTACCCTGAGTTGCCAAATACCAAAAAAACGTCCTTTTTTAGAAGCGGAAGACACTCATTCAGGACAAAACGCTTCACTTGGCGTAACTGAAGATGCCACTCAGAGGTCACGGTGTCCCGGACAACTGCACGACACTCATGCAGACAACATGGATGGCGCCTCTTCATCTCTCACAAACAACAGCCAAGAAAATCCAATCTCCACATGTGACCGCGCCCAAGCTTGCACCACCGTGTTGGAAGTTGTGACTGATGAAGAATCAGACCGGTCTGATCAACCCTCCCAAAACATTGCCATTGACTCTCCTCCTTCCGTATTGAGAAGTGAGCAAGATTTGGATTGGTCAAGTGGAGATGAAGTGCTACTAGAGAGTCCGACATATTTCATGTGGCAAGAAGGGGAGAGTGACGGCGAAGGGAATGCTGATGTAAAATCCAGTCAGGATGAAAGCCGTTTTGTGTGCCCACAAGCGTACCAGAGAATCATGGATGGATTAGCAAATACTATG ACACATGAGGAAAACGGCAACTGTGAAATAGCGGCGGTTCAGTGCCAGCAAAGACTCAGCCTAGTTCACATCACCATGGAAGAGAACCACCATGAAGCCACGTTGCAACTTTTGTCGGACCTCCTACGTCCTGGTTACTGTCTTCCCAAGGATGTCGCGTCCCACCTGCTAAGTGGCATCCTGCTGGACCCACTGTGCCCTCCTCATCTTTGTGTGCAGACCTCAAATCTGCTGATGAGGGCACaaag ACACCACCTGGTTGATAAAGACACAGTTCCATGGAGCTGGGAGATGTTGACTGCAGTCATGTCCACTCAG GATGAGAAAAAGAAGCATCGACCTGAGGTGGTGCGCATGTTCCTGGAGTATGTTGCGCAGACTTTGGAGGATGACTTCTTCCACAAAAAGTCCACGTCTGAACTCTATCACTCCATCGCAAGAGCGACATTGTCATGCAATCAGCGCTTCCCACAAGTCCA GGGTGTCATTAAATGGCTGTTTTCTGCCATTATCAAGTCGACTGAAAGTGAAAAGAGTAGTGAAGCCGCCAGAGAAAGAGACGAACATATCAG AATCGTGTCCAGCCTCCAAAGAATGTTGACTCTGGCTTTAGAGGTCGATCGCTCTCCTACTCTAAGCGCGCCCAAGTTATCGCGGGAGCTTTTTTCCACGCTCATCAGCATCGAGCCCCTACGAGCTCACAG GCAGCTGCTGCTGGACAGCCTGCAGAGCAACCTCCTTAGAGGGAAGCTGCTGGAATCTCTACTGGACTACGCATCGCCACTGAAATCAGCTGTGCCCATGTCGCTCAGTCACTTGCTGTACTTTTTGGAGAACTGCACGCTGGCTGCAGACCCAACG GATGATGGTGACCGTTGGAAGAAGTGGGAGGAGTTAGTTCAACACCTCTGGATGTTGCTAGTCAGCTACAACACAACGATGAAAG GATCTCTGTCCAGCTCCGTCAGCGAGCAAATCAGCCGGCCTGACTCTGTGGTCTACAAGAGCAATGATGTGCTTACCAAGGCGGACGTTAGTAAATCGGTGGACGTCTTCCTGACCAGATCGAAGGCAGATGTCGGTCAAGCGTTGCCTCTCCACGTGGACGAGTCCCTCACTTTTTTACAGAACTTCCTACTAGATCTCTGTCAGTCTTAA
- the simc1 gene encoding uncharacterized protein simc1 isoform X2, which translates to MNGVIAISSDSDSDENGSDVEFVQVIHPPVLIGERQSTKAHRDGKLHERKTDCNANSLMKKAKQEKNIPKIALTHNTSNGLDLHIHKSSTPNCAKFKPNLEVLAFQFKPIQNYRIPKKRSLLETRVREGTRSACVDLNKDATHRSVYPRKPHNTHGGKTDESSSSVHVPSSFTPTSSYTNNIQKDPISTSNHTQHWTSLLEDVSDEESDMSGHPRPTCDHGQDGTTISQRGTEDVTVTESNNIQEDPISTSNHAEDWMTLLEDVSDEELDISGHPRPTCDHTRDGTTIARRGTEDVTDTGQEDPISTSDHAEDWMTLLEDVSDEELDMSGHPRPTCDHTQDGTTVSRRGTEDVTDAGSKRSDDLSRSIPVDSPKSVSKIEGLLTGGNEAERDRLKDSHRNAAVEIRGGKQEENVPKRTLKHDASNELDLHTHKSSKQDCGKVKPNFDVLSSQLNPTLSCQIPKKRPFLEAEDTHSGQNASLGVTEDATQRSRCPGQLHDTHADNMDGASSSLTNNSQENPISTCDRAQACTTVLEVVTDEESDRSDQPSQNIAIDSPPSVLRSEQDLDWSSGDEVLLESPTYFMWQEGESDGEGNADVKSSQDESRFVCPQAYQRIMDGLANTMTHEENGNCEIAAVQCQQRLSLVHITMEENHHEATLQLLSDLLRPGYCLPKDVASHLLSGILLDPLCPPHLCVQTSNLLMRAQRHHLVDKDTVPWSWEMLTAVMSTQDEKKKHRPEVVRMFLEYVAQTLEDDFFHKKSTSELYHSIARATLSCNQRFPQVQGVIKWLFSAIIKSTESEKSSEAARERDEHIRIVSSLQRMLTLALEVDRSPTLSAPKLSRELFSTLISIEPLRAHRQLLLDSLQSNLLRGKLLESLLDYASPLKSAVPMSLSHLLYFLENCTLAADPTDDGDRWKKWEELVQHLWMLLVSYNTTMKGSLSSSVSEQISRPDSVVYKSNDVLTKADVSKSVDVFLTRSKADVGQALPLHVDESLTFLQNFLLDLCQS; encoded by the exons GTTCTGATTGGGGAGAGACAATCAACGAAGGCTCATCGAGACGGGAAGCTgcatgaaagaaaaacagactGCAATGCGAACTCGTTGATGAAGAAGGCCAAGCAAGAGAAAAACATACCAAAAATAGCATTAACACATAACACTTCAAATGGACTTGATTTGCATATACATAAATCATCAACGCCGAACTGTGCCAAGTTTAAGCCAAATTTGGAAGTGCTGGCATTTCAGTTCAAACCTATCCAGAATTACAGAATACCCAAAAAACGTTCTTTGCTAGAAACAAGAGTAAGAGAAGGCACACGTTCAGCTTGTGTTGACTTAAATAAGGATGCCACTCACAGATCAGTCTACCCCAGAAAACCACACAACACTCATGGAGGCAAAACGGATGAGTCCTCCTCGTCGGTGCACGTCCCCTCTTCATTCACTCCTACCTCATCTTACACAAACAATATCCAAAAAGACCCGATCTCCACATCTAACCACACACAACATTGGACTTCTTTACTGGAAGATGTGTCTGATGAAGAGTCAGACATGTCTGGTCACCCGAGGCCCACATGTGACCATGGGCAAGATGGGACGACCATTTCGCAAAGAGGGACAGAAGACGTGACTGTAACTGAGTCAAACAACATCCAAGAAGACCCGATATCCACATCTAACCACGCAGAAGATTGGATGACTTTACTGGAAGATGTGTCTGATGAAGAGTTAGACATATCTGGTCACCCGAGGCCCACATGCGACCATACGCGAGATGGGACGACCATTGCGCGGAGAGGGACAGAAGACGTGACTGACACAGGACAAGAAGACCCGATATCCACATCTGACCACGCAGAAGATTGGATGACTTTACTGGAAGATGTGTCTGATGAAGAGTTAGACATGTCTGGTCACCCGCGGCCCACATGCGACCATACGCAAGATGGGACGACTGTTTCGCGGAGAGGGACAGAAGACGTGACTGACGCAGGGTCAAAGAGATCAGACGACCTGTCCCGGAGCATTCCTGTTGACTCTCCAAAGTCCGTatcaaaaattgaaggcttgtTGACGGGTGGAAATGAAGCAGAGCGCGACAGGCTGAAAGACAGTCATCGGAACGCTGCTGTTGAAATCAGGGGAGGCAAACAAGAGGAGAACGTACCAAAAAGAACATTGAAACATGATGCTTCAAATGAACTTGATTTACATACACATAAATCATCTAAGCAGGACTGTGGGAAGGTAAAGCCAAATTTTGACGTGTTATCTTCTCAGTTGAATCCTACCCTGAGTTGCCAAATACCAAAAAAACGTCCTTTTTTAGAAGCGGAAGACACTCATTCAGGACAAAACGCTTCACTTGGCGTAACTGAAGATGCCACTCAGAGGTCACGGTGTCCCGGACAACTGCACGACACTCATGCAGACAACATGGATGGCGCCTCTTCATCTCTCACAAACAACAGCCAAGAAAATCCAATCTCCACATGTGACCGCGCCCAAGCTTGCACCACCGTGTTGGAAGTTGTGACTGATGAAGAATCAGACCGGTCTGATCAACCCTCCCAAAACATTGCCATTGACTCTCCTCCTTCCGTATTGAGAAGTGAGCAAGATTTGGATTGGTCAAGTGGAGATGAAGTGCTACTAGAGAGTCCGACATATTTCATGTGGCAAGAAGGGGAGAGTGACGGCGAAGGGAATGCTGATGTAAAATCCAGTCAGGATGAAAGCCGTTTTGTGTGCCCACAAGCGTACCAGAGAATCATGGATGGATTAGCAAATACTATG ACACATGAGGAAAACGGCAACTGTGAAATAGCGGCGGTTCAGTGCCAGCAAAGACTCAGCCTAGTTCACATCACCATGGAAGAGAACCACCATGAAGCCACGTTGCAACTTTTGTCGGACCTCCTACGTCCTGGTTACTGTCTTCCCAAGGATGTCGCGTCCCACCTGCTAAGTGGCATCCTGCTGGACCCACTGTGCCCTCCTCATCTTTGTGTGCAGACCTCAAATCTGCTGATGAGGGCACaaag ACACCACCTGGTTGATAAAGACACAGTTCCATGGAGCTGGGAGATGTTGACTGCAGTCATGTCCACTCAG GATGAGAAAAAGAAGCATCGACCTGAGGTGGTGCGCATGTTCCTGGAGTATGTTGCGCAGACTTTGGAGGATGACTTCTTCCACAAAAAGTCCACGTCTGAACTCTATCACTCCATCGCAAGAGCGACATTGTCATGCAATCAGCGCTTCCCACAAGTCCA GGGTGTCATTAAATGGCTGTTTTCTGCCATTATCAAGTCGACTGAAAGTGAAAAGAGTAGTGAAGCCGCCAGAGAAAGAGACGAACATATCAG AATCGTGTCCAGCCTCCAAAGAATGTTGACTCTGGCTTTAGAGGTCGATCGCTCTCCTACTCTAAGCGCGCCCAAGTTATCGCGGGAGCTTTTTTCCACGCTCATCAGCATCGAGCCCCTACGAGCTCACAG GCAGCTGCTGCTGGACAGCCTGCAGAGCAACCTCCTTAGAGGGAAGCTGCTGGAATCTCTACTGGACTACGCATCGCCACTGAAATCAGCTGTGCCCATGTCGCTCAGTCACTTGCTGTACTTTTTGGAGAACTGCACGCTGGCTGCAGACCCAACG GATGATGGTGACCGTTGGAAGAAGTGGGAGGAGTTAGTTCAACACCTCTGGATGTTGCTAGTCAGCTACAACACAACGATGAAAG GATCTCTGTCCAGCTCCGTCAGCGAGCAAATCAGCCGGCCTGACTCTGTGGTCTACAAGAGCAATGATGTGCTTACCAAGGCGGACGTTAGTAAATCGGTGGACGTCTTCCTGACCAGATCGAAGGCAGATGTCGGTCAAGCGTTGCCTCTCCACGTGGACGAGTCCCTCACTTTTTTACAGAACTTCCTACTAGATCTCTGTCAGTCTTAA